The Synechocystis sp. PCC 7509 genome includes a window with the following:
- a CDS encoding right-handed parallel beta-helix repeat-containing protein, with protein MKKIYWLVVFACLSPLLQFPVVAQEALTVQIVVNSDRDGTITPDTFLTLREAIELVNGTLLLSQLSAAEQNQVKSLNPNLPSRIEFKLPPKQTTIRLVSMLPPLAKAGLIVDGETQPGYTTKSGRLNKTFVRKFPLPVVAVTPGENVEIFRGLTIVADGVTVRGLSLYGFTAKHGTTASTPPADIFIADEVTARETSPQQNLQLPLVQSKVSPQGVVIENNWLGSFPPRVDNSTKKVTVIGIVYDLPRSAFGVSVFNSLGTTIRNNLITNHDGSGIITGKQATNLRITGNVIERNGLAGMPDAIRLEGNIQNTEVVSNLIENNAGSAVFLFKPQGAVQIRDNAIANNGKRFNRAAIYLMGNEHQVTGNQIINQNGSGVVVAAYPQSRSNKITNNQFGNLSGLAIDLVTQLNVSPQDYQKGDGANPLTDSYQRRRKTGNFGMDAPRFLSPEFFIINSPNGATVDGLAEPNSQVEIYLSSQESGTRELVGKPIATTKVDEKGRFSLSLGMLKPGERVSAIATHSQYGTSEPALNAVVQSISTD; from the coding sequence ATGAAAAAAATCTATTGGTTGGTTGTTTTTGCTTGTTTGTCACCATTATTACAATTTCCTGTAGTTGCTCAAGAAGCTTTAACAGTGCAGATAGTTGTAAATAGCGATCGCGATGGCACTATTACACCAGATACATTTTTAACTTTGCGCGAAGCTATTGAGCTAGTAAATGGTACTTTGCTTTTAAGTCAACTCAGCGCCGCCGAACAAAATCAAGTTAAATCCCTTAATCCTAATCTGCCTTCACGGATTGAATTTAAGTTACCGCCCAAGCAAACTACGATTCGCTTAGTTAGTATGCTCCCGCCTTTGGCTAAGGCTGGTTTGATTGTCGATGGTGAAACTCAACCAGGTTATACCACTAAGTCCGGCAGACTAAATAAGACTTTTGTGAGAAAATTTCCTTTACCTGTAGTAGCAGTTACACCGGGGGAAAATGTAGAGATATTTCGCGGACTAACCATAGTTGCAGATGGGGTTACTGTTCGGGGTCTAAGTCTTTATGGCTTTACGGCTAAACATGGTACTACAGCTTCTACACCCCCGGCAGATATATTTATTGCCGATGAGGTGACAGCCAGAGAAACCAGCCCACAGCAAAATTTACAGCTACCCCTAGTTCAAAGTAAAGTTTCACCTCAAGGGGTAGTTATTGAAAATAATTGGTTAGGAAGCTTTCCTCCCCGTGTGGATAATTCCACTAAAAAAGTTACAGTAATTGGGATTGTTTACGATCTTCCGCGTTCGGCATTTGGCGTTTCGGTCTTCAATTCTCTAGGTACAACAATCCGCAATAATTTAATTACTAATCATGACGGTAGCGGGATTATTACCGGGAAGCAAGCTACCAATCTCCGCATTACTGGCAACGTAATCGAGCGCAACGGTTTAGCCGGAATGCCCGACGCTATTCGTTTGGAAGGCAATATTCAAAATACAGAAGTTGTTAGTAACTTAATTGAAAACAATGCAGGTAGTGCAGTGTTTTTATTTAAACCCCAAGGAGCGGTACAAATTCGGGACAATGCGATCGCCAATAATGGTAAACGTTTTAATAGAGCGGCTATTTACTTGATGGGCAATGAGCATCAAGTTACTGGCAATCAAATTATTAACCAAAATGGTTCGGGAGTAGTAGTTGCAGCTTATCCCCAAAGCCGTAGTAACAAAATTACCAATAATCAATTTGGTAACTTATCTGGTTTGGCAATTGATTTAGTTACGCAACTCAATGTCAGTCCTCAAGATTACCAAAAAGGGGATGGTGCAAACCCCTTAACCGATAGCTATCAACGTCGGCGCAAAACGGGCAACTTTGGTATGGATGCACCGCGTTTTTTAAGTCCAGAATTTTTTATTATTAATTCCCCAAATGGCGCAACGGTTGATGGACTCGCCGAACCCAATTCGCAAGTAGAGATTTATCTCTCTAGCCAAGAATCAGGGACGCGGGAATTAGTTGGTAAACCCATCGCTACTACAAAAGTGGATGAAAAAGGTAGATTTTCCCTTTCTTTGGGTATGCTAAAGCCTGGAGAACGGGTAAGTGCGATCGCAACTCATTCTCAGTACGGTACATCGGAACCTGCTTTAAATGCTGTAGTGCAGTCTATATCAACAGATTAA
- a CDS encoding DUF11 domain-containing protein: protein MKTKQQLLHKYLLAPSQHLSHQRWLVGSLQRGKNNALKMGKGIQIVGLAAVLLGLSSPVQAAVIRNFTSRFSTNDTGDIQIVGNSSVTCSTTLGSAASSCTSALNGGTTGGLLNNNSYFMTNVDVDADSTTFNSSSANIVLPTGATVLWAGLYWGADSSAGAAQTTSPTVPAGSAAPNATQRNTVRLATPATGGYTTITATQLDADNSSGNDYQGFANVTSLIQAGGGGTYTVGNVQVGTGVDHQAGWSLVVVYRDTSQPTRNLTVFDGYAVVNTTTPNVSFTVSGFTTPPSGAVTAKIGAVAYEGDRGSTGDNLNFNGTTLTDAQNPTGNFFNSSISRTGSNLTNKNPNNVNQLGFDIDIISLSNPSNSVLGNNATSATINLTTSTTNGEFYQPGVITTAIDIFAPIVAGNINKSVSDLNGGTVLPGDILEYTVTVANTGQDGALNNVLTDPIPTNTTYLPGSLQITAGANTGAKTDTATDDQANYDSLNNRVVFRLGTGATGTAGGTLAPTNSTTIKFRVQVNAATPNSTILSNQATVAYRAQTLGTDFTAQSDGDSATSGVQPTNVIVTLPDMAIAKSHTGNFNKGQTGTYTLTATNLGPGTTNGTVTISDTLPTGLTPTAATGTGWTCTISGQVVTCTRSDALAATTSYPPITLTVNVAVNAPASITNTATVSGGGQANTTNDSVNDATTIDPLADLSLTKIVNNASPNIGDNVTFTVTLNNVGPDSATGVSVSDLLPAGLTFVSATPSQGTYVSNTGVWTVGTVGTAVNANSATLQIVATVATAGAKTNTAQVSASGQQDPDSTPNNNVATEDDQASVTVTSQNTDLSITKTDSPDPVIAGADLTYAIAVTNNGSATATNATMSDPLPIGTTFQSITTPPGWTCTTPAIGSNGTVSCTNPSFVVGSANFTVVVRVAPTTANNSSLSNTATISSTTSDPIAANNSSTQATTVQQSADLRLTKVSTPASPTVGGTFDYTITVTNDGSSTATNVQVTDQLPPTIQVAVTSVGITTTQGSTTYNATTPNVVWNVGTLAPNTSATLTIPATRLTADNTLNTAEVTFSDQSDPDSTPGNGQVGEDDRDSVTVPNQSVDLAVAKIVNNSTPNVGDSVIFTITVTNPITSPTAATNVGLSDILPPGLTYQSNTVSTGTYNSGTGVWSIASLNPGVTATLTITATVATPGAKTNTAQLSALDQNDPNSTNNSSSAIVTPNSVPPNLLLVKRITAVNGVDVTGFQDGVDSPTTDPNYVGTPKAVEDNDPLWPAPNTTSLRGAINSSTIAPTVSFKPGDEIEYTIYFLNNGASQATNVSICDFVPANQTFVSTGYDSSLLSADAGGLFGTNYGIVIQSANGAAPVKATNVSDSDRGQFYNSSFPIACNKGSTNGKGAVVVNIGTIPNATGAGAPANSYGFIRFKAKID from the coding sequence ATGAAAACTAAGCAACAACTATTGCATAAATACTTATTAGCTCCTTCCCAGCACCTCAGTCACCAAAGATGGCTAGTTGGCAGTCTTCAACGCGGGAAGAATAATGCCTTAAAGATGGGCAAGGGAATACAAATTGTTGGGCTAGCTGCCGTCTTGCTGGGTTTGTCTAGCCCAGTACAAGCTGCGGTGATACGAAATTTCACTTCGCGTTTCAGTACCAATGATACCGGTGATATTCAGATTGTGGGTAATAGCTCAGTTACTTGCTCTACAACACTTGGATCTGCCGCAAGTAGCTGTACAAGCGCCCTAAATGGAGGTACTACTGGCGGCTTACTGAACAACAATAGCTATTTCATGACTAATGTGGATGTAGATGCCGACTCCACTACATTCAACTCTAGTAGCGCAAACATTGTCCTACCCACCGGAGCTACCGTGCTATGGGCAGGGCTTTATTGGGGAGCCGATTCGAGTGCTGGCGCAGCACAAACCACTTCGCCCACTGTCCCCGCCGGTAGTGCCGCACCCAATGCCACACAACGCAACACTGTCAGACTGGCAACGCCTGCTACGGGAGGGTACACAACTATAACAGCTACCCAGTTAGACGCAGATAACTCTAGTGGCAACGACTACCAAGGATTTGCTAATGTCACTTCCTTAATTCAAGCTGGCGGTGGCGGTACCTATACAGTAGGTAATGTCCAAGTAGGTACTGGCGTAGATCACCAAGCTGGCTGGTCTTTGGTTGTAGTTTACCGCGATACTTCTCAACCGACTCGTAACCTAACAGTTTTTGATGGTTATGCTGTTGTTAACACTACTACTCCGAATGTTTCATTTACTGTGAGCGGGTTTACTACGCCTCCAAGTGGGGCAGTAACTGCAAAAATTGGTGCTGTTGCTTACGAGGGCGACCGAGGCTCTACGGGTGACAATTTGAACTTTAATGGTACAACTCTAACTGATGCTCAAAACCCTACAGGCAATTTCTTTAACAGTTCGATTAGTCGCACTGGTAGCAATTTAACTAATAAAAATCCTAATAATGTTAACCAATTAGGCTTTGATATTGATATTATCTCTCTTTCTAACCCTAGCAACAGCGTACTGGGCAACAATGCTACAAGTGCCACTATTAATTTGACTACATCAACTACAAATGGTGAATTTTACCAACCTGGAGTAATTACTACCGCGATTGATATTTTCGCCCCAATCGTAGCTGGTAACATCAACAAAAGTGTCAGCGATCTCAACGGGGGGACTGTCTTACCAGGAGACATTTTAGAGTATACAGTGACAGTTGCTAACACTGGTCAGGATGGGGCGCTCAACAATGTACTGACCGATCCCATACCCACCAATACTACCTATCTTCCTGGTAGCCTGCAAATAACGGCTGGAGCGAACACTGGAGCTAAAACCGATACCGCAACTGATGACCAAGCTAATTACGATAGCCTCAACAATAGGGTAGTATTTCGTCTCGGCACTGGGGCTACAGGCACTGCTGGTGGCACTTTAGCTCCTACTAATTCTACCACTATCAAGTTTAGGGTACAGGTTAATGCTGCTACTCCCAACAGCACCATACTTTCTAATCAGGCAACAGTTGCCTATAGGGCCCAGACTCTAGGTACTGATTTCACCGCTCAAAGCGATGGAGATTCTGCTACTTCTGGAGTTCAGCCAACCAACGTTATAGTGACGTTACCTGATATGGCGATCGCTAAAAGCCACACAGGAAATTTTAATAAAGGACAGACTGGCACTTATACTCTCACAGCTACTAACTTAGGTCCGGGAACCACCAACGGAACCGTTACCATCAGCGATACTTTACCTACAGGTTTAACACCCACCGCCGCCACTGGTACAGGCTGGACTTGTACTATTAGTGGTCAAGTTGTCACTTGTACGCGATCGGATGCTTTAGCTGCCACTACTAGCTATCCGCCAATTACCCTCACCGTAAACGTGGCTGTAAATGCACCTGCAAGTATAACTAACACAGCAACAGTATCTGGAGGCGGACAAGCTAATACGACTAACGATAGCGTTAATGATGCAACAACTATCGATCCGTTAGCCGACTTATCTTTGACCAAAATAGTCAACAATGCTAGTCCCAACATTGGAGATAACGTAACATTTACTGTCACACTCAATAATGTTGGACCAGACTCCGCTACAGGTGTTAGTGTTAGCGATCTTTTGCCTGCGGGGTTAACGTTTGTATCCGCAACCCCAAGTCAGGGGACTTACGTTAGTAATACGGGAGTTTGGACAGTAGGAACAGTGGGGACGGCGGTTAATGCAAACAGTGCAACGTTGCAAATTGTAGCAACCGTAGCAACGGCGGGAGCAAAAACTAATACGGCTCAAGTAAGTGCTTCAGGACAACAAGATCCAGATTCAACACCCAACAATAATGTTGCGACAGAAGATGATCAGGCAAGTGTAACGGTAACGTCACAAAATACCGATTTATCCATAACCAAAACCGACTCTCCCGATCCAGTTATTGCGGGAGCCGATCTAACTTATGCGATCGCGGTTACTAATAATGGTTCGGCTACAGCCACTAATGCCACAATGAGCGATCCCTTACCTATTGGCACAACTTTTCAGTCAATCACCACTCCTCCAGGCTGGACTTGCACTACACCCGCCATTGGTAGTAATGGCACAGTAAGCTGTACTAATCCCTCTTTTGTAGTGGGTTCGGCAAACTTTACGGTCGTAGTCAGAGTAGCGCCGACCACCGCCAATAACTCTAGCCTCAGCAACACAGCAACAATATCCTCAACAACTTCCGATCCAATTGCAGCCAATAACTCTAGTACCCAAGCTACAACTGTACAGCAGTCGGCAGATTTGAGACTGACAAAAGTATCAACTCCTGCAAGTCCGACGGTAGGAGGCACTTTTGATTACACAATTACCGTAACCAACGATGGCTCTAGCACAGCTACTAATGTCCAAGTTACAGACCAACTCCCACCAACAATACAAGTAGCAGTTACATCAGTAGGAATCACTACTACTCAAGGCTCAACTACCTACAATGCTACTACTCCTAATGTAGTATGGAATGTCGGTACACTAGCTCCTAATACAAGTGCCACTTTAACTATTCCTGCCACAAGGTTAACAGCCGACAATACATTAAACACTGCTGAAGTAACATTTTCAGACCAAAGCGATCCAGACTCAACTCCTGGCAATGGTCAAGTTGGCGAGGACGATCGTGATAGTGTAACAGTACCGAATCAATCTGTAGACTTAGCAGTAGCAAAAATCGTCAATAATTCAACGCCCAACGTAGGCGATAGCGTAATATTCACTATTACAGTCACTAATCCTATTACTTCCCCAACTGCTGCTACAAATGTTGGTTTGTCTGACATCTTACCTCCAGGATTAACTTATCAGTCCAATACAGTATCTACAGGTACATACAATAGCGGTACTGGGGTTTGGAGCATTGCCAGCCTAAACCCTGGGGTTACAGCTACCTTAACAATTACAGCTACAGTGGCAACGCCCGGTGCAAAGACCAACACGGCTCAACTAAGCGCCCTAGACCAAAACGATCCAAATTCAACGAACAATAGCAGTAGTGCGATCGTCACCCCCAACTCGGTTCCTCCAAATCTGCTGTTAGTTAAACGCATCACAGCAGTTAATGGTGTAGACGTAACTGGGTTTCAAGATGGAGTTGATAGCCCAACTACCGATCCTAATTATGTCGGTACTCCCAAAGCCGTTGAAGATAACGATCCTCTTTGGCCTGCTCCAAATACAACCTCTCTGCGAGGTGCGATCAATAGCAGCACGATCGCACCAACGGTTAGTTTTAAACCTGGCGATG